The Candidatus Nitrosymbiomonas proteolyticus genome has a segment encoding these proteins:
- a CDS encoding folylpolyglutamate synthase/dihydrofolate synthase, whose amino-acid sequence MPLTFEQALEFVSGLQHRGWRLGLDRMREFVVRAGLLNSIEGDLAPRFIHVAGTNGKGSTTAYVQSVLMSQGFRVGGYFSPYVYHVTERIQLGGEPISDDEFTRLVEALIPVATSMDESELGPVTEFEFKTAMGFRCWGDAGCDWVALEVGLGGELDATNVIAPDCSVIASIGLDHGEILGPTLQNIAKAKAGILKPGVPAVVGNLPVPAMEVVLKVAQERGCPLWRVGREVVAERDGKGAYAVQTPTRRFSPVVPGMKGPHQIDNAALALAAAEASQAIEDPSAACEALARTRLPGRFEVREFAGKRMVLDGAHNADSARELRGTLDEEFSGLPVVLLVGMLSGHDCAAFFEPLVGRVGRGHAAPIDFFRAMPPLLVAECATRAGVPCSAHSDLESALDQSLQETPEGGVLLVTGSFYLVGEVGRSLREREARHIHASA is encoded by the coding sequence ATGCCGCTGACATTCGAACAAGCCCTTGAGTTCGTTTCCGGGCTGCAGCACCGAGGGTGGCGTCTTGGGCTCGACCGGATGCGGGAGTTCGTCGTTCGTGCGGGGCTTTTGAACTCGATCGAAGGGGATTTGGCTCCCCGGTTCATCCACGTGGCAGGTACGAACGGCAAGGGCTCCACAACGGCTTACGTGCAGTCGGTATTGATGAGTCAGGGATTCCGGGTAGGGGGCTACTTCAGTCCGTATGTGTACCACGTCACCGAGCGGATTCAACTGGGAGGGGAGCCGATTTCCGACGACGAGTTCACGCGGCTCGTGGAGGCCCTGATCCCCGTCGCAACGAGCATGGACGAATCCGAACTGGGCCCCGTAACCGAGTTCGAGTTTAAGACGGCGATGGGTTTTCGGTGCTGGGGGGACGCAGGGTGCGATTGGGTGGCCCTTGAAGTGGGTCTTGGCGGCGAACTCGACGCCACCAACGTAATCGCCCCAGATTGCAGCGTGATCGCAAGCATCGGATTGGACCATGGAGAGATCCTTGGGCCCACGCTTCAGAACATTGCAAAGGCAAAGGCGGGCATTCTCAAGCCGGGAGTTCCTGCAGTCGTCGGCAACCTTCCAGTCCCGGCGATGGAGGTCGTCCTGAAGGTCGCCCAAGAGCGGGGTTGCCCGTTGTGGCGAGTGGGACGTGAAGTCGTTGCCGAGCGGGATGGGAAGGGCGCCTACGCGGTCCAGACTCCGACGAGACGTTTCTCGCCGGTTGTTCCCGGCATGAAGGGCCCTCACCAGATCGACAACGCCGCGCTCGCGCTTGCCGCTGCCGAGGCTTCTCAGGCGATCGAGGACCCCAGCGCGGCCTGCGAGGCGCTCGCTCGAACCCGCTTGCCGGGCCGATTCGAAGTGCGCGAATTCGCAGGAAAGCGAATGGTCCTCGACGGCGCCCACAATGCAGACTCTGCGAGGGAGCTACGGGGCACTCTCGATGAGGAGTTCTCCGGCCTCCCCGTTGTGCTCCTTGTGGGGATGCTCAGTGGGCACGATTGCGCCGCGTTTTTCGAACCGCTCGTCGGGCGGGTCGGGCGGGGCCACGCGGCTCCGATCGACTTCTTCCGAGCGATGCCCCCCTTGCTGGTCGCTGAGTGCGCCACCAGGGCCGGTGTTCCTTGCTCCGCTCATTCCGACCTCGAAAGCGCTTTGGATCAATCGCTGCAGGAGACGCCCGAAGGCGGCGTCCTCTTGGTCACAGGTAGCTTTTACCTGGTGGGAGAAGTGGGTAGATCGCTTCGGGAGCGGGAAGCGCGCCACATCCATGCTTCAGCCTGA